In one window of Henckelia pumila isolate YLH828 chromosome 1, ASM3356847v2, whole genome shotgun sequence DNA:
- the LOC140861652 gene encoding uncharacterized protein — protein sequence MVTRSGIEAYPKKVRAIISMSSPRNIQEVQRLTGRITTLARFINRSADKSLPFFKVIRRTKNFEWNEESEKAFQELKAYLKQLPVLNKPVQGEEVLLYLAVTPRAAISILVRKEGMNHQPIYFISHVLKGAELNYLTQEKLALDLVITERRLDFRASNNEAEYKALLLGLKAARNLGISRAVLYSDSQLAIQHSNGKFEIKNENMLKYARSLDKAKEGFTELNTELIPRADNTKVDHLACLVRALGDCPDPIIPGRELISQLETLDDIKTEVPEGDWRYDIHKYLTKKELPSDNKRAKEVKRRDMRFVMVDQILFKISFSQPLLKCLGPDKASSVLREIHEGCCESHLGSIALASKALLACFFWHTMRKDSSDLVNSCYNCQRHANL from the exons ATGGTTACAAGAAGTGGAATTGAAGCTTATCCCAAAAAAGTCCGAGCCATCATCTCTATGAGTTCACCCAGGAATATACAAGAGGTACAAAGATTAACAGGAAGAATCACAACGTTAGCTCGGTTTATAAATAGATCTGCAGACAAAAGCCTCCCTTTCTTTAAAGTAATACGGAGgacaaaaaattttgaatggaATGAGGAAAGTGAGAAGGCCTTTCAGGAATTAAAGGCCTATTTGAAACAGCTGCCTGTGCTAAATAAGCCCGTTCAAGGAGAAGAGGTGTTACTCTATCTGGCTGTCACTCCCCGAGCTGCCATCTCGATCTTGGTCAGGAAAGAGGGGATGAATCATCAGCCAATTTATTTTATCAGCCATGTCTTGAAGGGAGCGGAGCTCAATTACTTAACTCAAGAAAAACTTGCCTTAGATTTGGTTATCACAGAAAGGAG GTTGGATTTTCGAGCTTCCAACAATGAAGCAGAATATAAGGCACTTTTACTTGGACTCAAGGCTGCGCGGAATCTTGGTATTTCCCGAGCTGTACTGTATTCGGATTCTCAATTAGCCATACAACATAGTAATGGGAAGTTTGAGATCAAAAATGAGAATATGTTGAAATATGCCAGATCATTAGACAAAGCCAAAGAAGGATTTACCGAGCTGAACACGGAGCTCATCCCTCGAGCTGACAATACTAAAGTCGACCACTTGGCTTGCTTAGTGAGAGCCTTGGGCGACTGTCCTGACCCCATCATCCCAGGTCGGGAACTCATCTCTCAATTGGAAACTCTTGACGATATTAAAACTGAAGTACCAGAAGGCGATTGGAGATACGATATACATAAATACTTGACCAAGAAAGAATTACCGAGCGACAATAAGAGAGCTAAGGAAGTGAAGAGGAGGGACATGCGTTTTGTCATGGTCGACCAAATTCTTTTCAAGATATCTTTTTCCCAACCTTTATTAAAGTGTTTGGGCCCTGACAAGGCAAGTTCTGTATTACGAGAAATTCATGAAGGTTGTTGCGAGAGTCACTTAGGTAGTATTGCTCTAGCTAGTAAAGCTCTCTTAGCTTGTTTCTTCTGGCATACAATGAGGAAAGATTCGTCAGATCTAGTCAATTCATGCTATAATTGTCAAAGACATGCCAACTTATAA
- the LOC140861643 gene encoding uncharacterized protein, with amino-acid sequence MEYMKAVVAACPLDQWGMDIVGPFPISMGKRKFLLVAVDYFSKWVEAEPLPKITDREVPNFLWKNIVCRFGIPHRLVSYNGRQFCGANVRSLCQEMKIEQVFTSGAYPQGNGQVEVTNRTIVQALETRMDTTKEEIGQESAGVIAYGEINQELRAMDLNLLEENRARAAIRLIAYRKRMT; translated from the exons ATGGAGTACATGAAGGCAGTTGTGGCTGCCTGTCCTTTAGATCAATGGGGGATGGATATTGTAGGACCATTCCCTATTAGCATGGGGAAAAGGAAGTTCTTATTGGTTGCAGTCGATTATTTTTCTAAGTGGGTGGAGGCCGAGCCCCTACCTAAAATTACGGATAGAGAAGTACCCAATTTTCTATGGAAAAATATAGTGTGCCGATTTGGGATCCCGCACAGGTTGGTGTCATACAATGGAAGACAATTCTGTGGAGCTAATGTTCGATCATTGTGTCAAGAGATGAAGATCGAACAAGTTTTCACATCTGGGGCATACCCGCAAGGGAACGGACAAGTAGAAGTTACTAACAGAACAATAGTTCAAGCTCTTGAAACACGAATGGATACAACCAAGG AAGAGATTGGACAAGAGAGTGCTGGGGTAATTGCGTATGGGGAAATCAATCAAGAGTTAAGGGCAATGGATCTCAACTTACTGGAAGAGAACAGGGCCCGAGCAGCGATAAGACTTATAGCCTATCGAAAGAGAATGACCTAA